The Pseudomonadota bacterium genome has a segment encoding these proteins:
- a CDS encoding UDP-glucose/GDP-mannose dehydrogenase family protein, protein MHISVIGVGYVGLVTGACFAETGNDVICLDIDSKKIDKLCQGIIPIYEPQLEEIVKNNIKEGRLSFTTDIKKAVDHGLIMFICVNTPQDEDGSADLQYVMDVAASIGKAIEKYRIVVVKSTVPVGTCEKVKNVITEELRKRGVDVPFDIASNPEFLKEGVAVDDCMKPERVVAGVEHSRVEEILRELYAPFTRTGAPFLAMDVKSSEMTKYAANSMLAARISFMNQIAGICEKLGADVMMVMRGMGSDSRIGPKFLFPGVGFGGSCFPKDVRALIKTSQDHEYEPSILKEVMHVNDHQRVSFTDKVMAFYGGNVKGKRFAVWGLAFKPNTDDMREAPSIYIINTLTKEGAFCKLFDPKAMEVASRYFEGNPDAGFAKNQYEALEGADALILVTEWLSFREPDFERMKLLMKAPVVFDGRNQYNPKTMAKMGFSYVCIGRPVV, encoded by the coding sequence ATGCATATTTCTGTTATTGGTGTAGGATATGTTGGTCTTGTAACAGGTGCTTGTTTTGCAGAAACAGGCAATGATGTTATATGTTTGGACATTGACAGCAAGAAGATAGATAAGCTATGCCAGGGGATCATACCCATTTATGAACCCCAACTTGAAGAAATAGTAAAAAATAATATCAAGGAAGGAAGGCTAAGCTTTACAACAGATATAAAAAAGGCAGTCGATCACGGCTTAATTATGTTTATCTGTGTTAATACACCTCAGGACGAAGATGGCTCTGCAGACTTACAGTATGTGATGGATGTTGCAGCCAGCATCGGTAAGGCAATTGAAAAATACAGAATAGTTGTAGTGAAATCAACAGTACCCGTAGGGACATGCGAAAAAGTTAAGAATGTGATAACAGAAGAGTTGAGGAAACGTGGAGTTGATGTGCCATTTGATATTGCCTCAAATCCCGAGTTCTTAAAAGAAGGCGTGGCAGTAGATGATTGTATGAAACCGGAAAGGGTAGTTGCTGGCGTGGAACACAGCAGGGTGGAAGAGATTTTGCGGGAGCTCTATGCACCTTTTACAAGAACAGGGGCTCCGTTTCTTGCCATGGATGTAAAGTCAAGTGAGATGACAAAGTATGCTGCCAATTCGATGCTCGCAGCAAGAATATCTTTTATGAATCAGATTGCAGGAATATGCGAAAAGCTTGGCGCTGATGTAATGATGGTCATGAGGGGTATGGGTAGTGACTCGCGTATCGGGCCGAAGTTCTTGTTTCCCGGCGTGGGGTTTGGCGGTTCATGCTTCCCGAAAGATGTGAGGGCACTCATAAAAACATCGCAGGACCATGAATACGAGCCCTCCATATTAAAGGAGGTAATGCATGTCAACGACCATCAAAGAGTTTCCTTTACAGATAAGGTCATGGCATTTTACGGCGGCAATGTAAAAGGCAAAAGGTTTGCCGTATGGGGGCTTGCATTTAAACCCAACACAGATGACATGAGGGAAGCTCCTTCGATTTATATAATAAACACTCTTACAAAAGAAGGGGCATTTTGTAAGCTTTTCGATCCCAAGGCAATGGAGGTTGCATCACGGTATTTTGAAGGAAATCCGGATGCCGGTTTTGCAAAAAATCAATATGAAGCACTTGAAGGTGCAGATGCCCTGATCCTTGTCACAGAATGGCTTTCCTTCAGAGAACCGGACTTTGAAAGGATGAAGCTCCTCATGAAAGCTCCTGTTGTGTTTGACGGAAGAAACCAGTATAATCCGAAAACAATGGCAAAAATGGGTTTTAGCTATGTTTGTATTGGAAGACCGGTCGTCTAA
- a CDS encoding ribosome maturation factor RimP, translating into MPILEEDCLELIDIEFRPSGKRWLLRIYIEKDGGVTISDCEKVNRELGRTLDIEDIIEHQYTLEVSSPGLTRPLKNISDFKRYIGKQCRIITMKPLQERNEFSGEIIRITEDEVEIRGKIGIFTIPICDIKKAHLDFGI; encoded by the coding sequence ATGCCTATCCTCGAAGAGGACTGCTTAGAGCTTATTGACATCGAGTTTCGACCATCAGGAAAAAGATGGCTGCTGAGAATATACATTGAAAAAGATGGTGGAGTAACAATTTCGGACTGTGAAAAAGTTAATCGGGAGCTTGGCAGAACCCTTGATATAGAAGATATTATCGAACATCAGTATACGCTCGAAGTTTCCTCGCCCGGACTTACGCGACCACTAAAAAATATTAGTGATTTTAAGAGATATATTGGAAAACAATGCAGAATAATAACCATGAAACCATTGCAGGAAAGAAATGAGTTCTCTGGTGAAATTATCCGTATAACTGAAGATGAGGTCGAGATCAGGGGAAAAATTGGTATATTTACAATCCCAATATGTGATATAAAAAAGGCACATTTGGATTTCGGGATTTAA
- the nusA gene encoding transcription termination factor NusA yields the protein MYFDLNYVIEQVGKEKGISKETLIATLEEAILSASKKKFGNHLDLEARYNEELGEIEVFQFKTVVEEINDPDSEIPIENAKIHDPDCMVGDSIGIKMNTSSLGRIAAQTAKQVILQKVRNAESDVIYNEYKNKKGEIVTGVIQRVEKNLYIVNLGKTEALLPIKETIPGENYHQRDRIKACIIDTEKDQKGCKILMSRTHPDFLKKLFELEVPEIQEGIIKIISAAREPGERAKISVYSEDSDVDPIGACVGVKGSRVQAVVQELRGEKIDIIPWTKDVAKFVCNTLAPARVSKVYINEEEHSMEIIVNDDQLSLAIGKKGQNVRLASKLTGWKIDISSESEVEKTSQRIIDELMEDLEVSEILARVLHDEYLRDMRDIAKLTPEELNKITSISVEDCTRIINKAKSLMNLAGTKSKESV from the coding sequence ATGTATTTTGATTTAAATTATGTTATTGAACAGGTGGGAAAAGAAAAGGGTATATCTAAAGAGACGCTCATCGCAACACTTGAAGAGGCAATCCTTTCAGCATCAAAGAAAAAATTTGGCAACCACCTTGATCTGGAAGCGCGTTACAATGAAGAACTTGGAGAGATAGAAGTATTTCAGTTCAAAACAGTTGTTGAGGAAATAAATGATCCGGATTCAGAGATACCTATCGAAAATGCAAAGATCCATGATCCTGATTGCATGGTAGGAGACAGTATAGGCATAAAAATGAACACATCTTCCCTTGGAAGGATTGCAGCACAGACAGCAAAACAGGTAATTCTGCAAAAAGTAAGAAATGCAGAGAGCGATGTGATTTATAACGAATATAAAAACAAAAAGGGCGAAATAGTAACGGGTGTGATACAAAGAGTAGAAAAAAATCTTTATATTGTTAATTTAGGAAAAACAGAAGCCCTCCTTCCGATTAAAGAAACTATCCCGGGTGAGAATTACCATCAAAGGGATAGGATTAAAGCATGTATTATTGATACGGAAAAGGATCAAAAGGGTTGCAAAATCCTTATGTCAAGAACACACCCTGATTTTCTTAAGAAGCTCTTTGAGCTGGAAGTGCCGGAGATTCAGGAAGGAATTATAAAAATTATAAGCGCTGCAAGAGAACCCGGAGAAAGGGCAAAAATATCAGTATACAGTGAAGATTCTGATGTTGACCCGATAGGAGCCTGTGTTGGCGTGAAAGGTTCAAGGGTGCAGGCAGTAGTTCAGGAACTAAGAGGCGAAAAAATAGATATAATACCATGGACAAAAGATGTTGCAAAATTTGTTTGCAACACCCTTGCCCCTGCGCGTGTATCAAAGGTATATATCAATGAAGAAGAACACTCAATGGAGATTATTGTTAATGATGACCAGCTTTCCCTTGCAATAGGGAAAAAAGGCCAGAACGTCAGGCTTGCTTCAAAACTAACAGGTTGGAAAATAGATATAAGCAGCGAATCAGAGGTAGAAAAAACATCTCAGAGAATAATAGACGAGCTTATGGAGGACTTGGAGGTCAGTGAAATACTTGCAAGAGTCTTGCATGATGAATATCTAAGAGATATGCGGGATATAGCCAAGCTAACGCCGGAAGAATTAAATAAAATAACGAGCATTTCTGTTGAGGATTGTACGCGGATTATTAATAAAGCAAAATCACTAATGAATCTCGCGGGAACTAAAAGTAAAGAAAGCGTTTAA